From Erwinia pyri, a single genomic window includes:
- a CDS encoding GntR family transcriptional regulator: MSIAYIITASEPVNQQIYRFLRQDIVTCAIPPGSLLSEKEVSTRFSVSRQPVREAFIKLAEAGLVQVLPQRGTFVRKISAKRVADGRFIREAVEVSVIRRAALEASADSLSQLEQNLQLQKMAADRHDSQAFLLLDDEFHRLIAQSIHCELAWETVENIKAAMDRVRFLTLSKVSPPESLIEQHYEIYHALVARDVDGAEQALRRHLQEMIFSITPIAEQNSEWFEKPL; encoded by the coding sequence ATGTCTATAGCTTACATTATTACGGCCAGCGAACCGGTAAATCAGCAAATTTACCGGTTTTTGCGCCAGGACATTGTGACATGTGCGATCCCGCCAGGCTCGCTGCTGTCTGAAAAAGAAGTCTCAACCCGCTTCAGCGTTTCCCGCCAGCCGGTGCGGGAGGCGTTCATCAAGCTTGCGGAAGCGGGATTGGTGCAGGTTTTACCGCAGCGCGGCACCTTTGTGCGCAAAATTTCCGCCAAGCGTGTGGCCGATGGCCGTTTTATCCGCGAGGCGGTAGAAGTCTCCGTTATTCGCCGCGCCGCGCTGGAAGCGTCTGCCGACTCCCTCTCTCAGCTTGAACAGAATCTTCAGTTGCAGAAGATGGCCGCCGACAGGCATGACAGCCAGGCCTTTTTGCTGCTGGATGATGAGTTTCATCGCCTGATAGCGCAAAGCATCCACTGCGAGCTGGCCTGGGAAACCGTGGAAAATATCAAAGCGGCCATGGACCGCGTGCGCTTCCTGACGCTGAGCAAAGTCTCCCCGCCTGAAAGTCTGATTGAACAGCACTACGAGATCTATCACGCGCTGGTTGCCAGGGATGTGGATGGCGCAGAGCAAGCCCTTCGCCGCCATCTGCAGGAGATGATCTTCTCCATCACGCCAATCGCTGAACAGAACAGCGAGTGGTTTGAGAAACCGTTATAA
- a CDS encoding mannitol dehydrogenase family protein, which translates to MLSLDHLSPDVVLPDYDREALRVRMVHIGFGAFHRAHQAVCSDRLASEQGSDWGYCEVNLNSGELIQALKEQNGCYTVAEMAGDEMSLRVIGVVKQALHGKSDGIEAVIEALAQPDVAIVSMTVTEKGYCYEPSSGKLDLSHPSIVHDIAHPEAPHSLPGIILAAILRRRERQLAPFSVMSCDNMPENGHVTRNVVLGLAEKQSSELAQWISANVTFPSTMVDRIVPAMTDETHAAMREKLGCDDPVSVVCEPFLQWVIEDNFVSGRPQWEKAGAELVSDVLPFEEMKLRMLNGSHSFLAYLGNLAGYEHISDCMADPSFRQAALQLMLDEQAPTLHTTGVDLAAYAHSLIARYENLAIKHRTAQIANDGTQKLPQRWLDSIRWHLLHGGNYDLLALGVAGWMRYVSGVNEQGQPIEIRDPMSTLLAQRVAETPEGEARVAALLSLKAVFGDDLPAQPAFVAKVNHFSELLRKKGAKETVKLVLAPA; encoded by the coding sequence ATGCTTTCACTTGACCATCTCTCCCCGGACGTCGTACTGCCAGATTATGATCGTGAGGCGCTGCGCGTCCGCATGGTACATATCGGATTTGGCGCGTTTCACCGCGCCCATCAGGCCGTCTGCAGCGACAGGCTGGCCAGCGAACAGGGTAGCGACTGGGGCTATTGCGAAGTTAACCTTAACAGCGGCGAACTGATTCAGGCGCTGAAAGAGCAGAACGGCTGTTACACCGTGGCGGAAATGGCTGGCGACGAAATGTCACTGCGGGTCATTGGCGTGGTGAAGCAGGCCCTGCATGGCAAATCAGATGGCATTGAGGCGGTTATTGAAGCGCTGGCGCAACCTGATGTGGCTATCGTCTCCATGACCGTTACGGAAAAGGGTTACTGTTATGAACCTTCCAGCGGCAAGCTGGACCTCTCGCACCCTTCAATTGTGCATGACATTGCCCACCCTGAAGCGCCCCACTCTCTGCCCGGTATTATTCTTGCGGCTATTCTCCGCCGTCGCGAACGCCAGCTGGCGCCTTTCAGCGTGATGTCCTGCGACAACATGCCGGAAAACGGCCACGTTACCCGCAATGTGGTACTCGGCCTGGCAGAGAAGCAGAGCAGCGAACTGGCGCAGTGGATCTCTGCCAACGTCACCTTCCCTTCCACCATGGTGGACCGCATCGTTCCGGCAATGACTGATGAAACGCATGCCGCCATGCGGGAAAAACTGGGCTGTGACGATCCGGTCAGCGTGGTGTGTGAGCCGTTCCTGCAATGGGTCATTGAGGACAACTTTGTCAGTGGTCGTCCGCAATGGGAAAAAGCGGGTGCTGAACTGGTCAGCGACGTGCTGCCTTTTGAAGAGATGAAGCTGCGGATGCTGAACGGCAGCCACTCGTTTCTGGCCTATCTGGGCAACCTGGCAGGCTATGAGCATATCAGCGACTGTATGGCCGATCCCTCGTTTCGTCAGGCGGCGCTGCAGCTGATGCTCGATGAACAGGCTCCTACTCTGCACACCACCGGCGTAGACCTGGCGGCTTATGCTCATTCGCTAATCGCCCGTTATGAAAACCTGGCGATTAAACACCGTACGGCGCAGATCGCCAATGACGGGACGCAAAAACTGCCTCAGCGCTGGCTGGACAGCATTCGCTGGCACCTGTTGCACGGCGGCAACTATGATTTGCTGGCGTTAGGCGTGGCGGGCTGGATGCGTTATGTCAGCGGTGTTAACGAGCAGGGCCAGCCCATTGAAATTCGCGATCCGATGAGCACGCTGCTGGCTCAGCGCGTGGCCGAAACGCCAGAAGGCGAAGCTCGCGTTGCCGCACTGCTCTCTTTAAAGGCGGTCTTTGGCGATGATTTGCCTGCTCAACCGGCGTTCGTTGCTAAAGTGAACCATTTCTCGGAACTTTTGCGGAAAAAAGGGGCGAAAGAGACGGTAAAACTTGTCCTGGCTCCGGCTTGA
- a CDS encoding MFS transporter, with translation MFKNLRWTIVLLLFMVYMINYLDRVALSLTVPMIEKDLMLNAEQFGLIFGSFFFGYAIFNFIGGLATDKFGPTLVMGIAVGMWSLFCGLTAVATGFWSMLILRVLFGMAEGPICASANKAINGWFPKKQAATAMGFLSAGSPLGGAVAGPIIGYLALAFGWRPAFVIICSIGIVWMVVWFFIASDNPLKSRRVSEEERALVAKLKEEQTSPDEELAQAAHGLGYYLRQPIILVTAFAFFCYNYILFFFLSWFPAYLVQAHNLDIKSMSMTTMIPWIVGFVGLALGGWISDKIFNITGKLLLSRKIVLVVSLLAAAICVALAGSVKGVYPAVILMSVSIFFLYITGAIYWAIIQDVVHKSRVGGISGFIHLIGSLSGIVGPIVTGYIVHHTGKFDSAFVLAGCVAAVGALLVFFVIKSPKTQNKAVSV, from the coding sequence ATGTTCAAAAACCTACGTTGGACTATCGTACTTCTGCTGTTCATGGTCTACATGATCAATTACCTCGATCGTGTCGCCCTGTCACTCACCGTGCCGATGATTGAAAAAGATCTGATGCTCAACGCCGAGCAGTTTGGCCTGATCTTTGGCAGCTTCTTCTTCGGCTACGCTATTTTCAACTTTATTGGCGGCCTGGCGACGGACAAATTTGGCCCGACGCTGGTGATGGGTATTGCCGTAGGCATGTGGTCGCTGTTTTGCGGTCTGACCGCCGTCGCCACCGGCTTCTGGTCGATGCTGATCCTGCGCGTGCTGTTTGGTATGGCTGAAGGGCCGATATGCGCCTCTGCCAACAAAGCCATTAACGGCTGGTTCCCCAAGAAACAGGCCGCCACGGCAATGGGCTTCCTTAGTGCCGGTTCGCCTCTTGGCGGCGCGGTAGCTGGCCCGATTATCGGTTACCTGGCCCTCGCTTTCGGCTGGCGTCCGGCGTTTGTGATCATCTGTTCCATAGGCATCGTCTGGATGGTGGTCTGGTTCTTTATCGCTTCCGATAACCCGCTGAAAAGCCGTCGCGTCAGCGAAGAAGAGCGCGCGCTGGTCGCGAAACTGAAAGAGGAGCAGACCAGCCCGGATGAAGAGCTTGCTCAGGCCGCTCATGGACTCGGTTATTACCTGCGTCAGCCAATTATCCTGGTCACCGCTTTCGCCTTCTTCTGCTACAACTACATCCTGTTCTTCTTCCTGAGCTGGTTCCCGGCTTATCTGGTGCAGGCGCACAACCTCGATATCAAATCGATGAGTATGACCACCATGATCCCGTGGATTGTCGGCTTTGTGGGTCTGGCGCTGGGCGGCTGGATCTCCGATAAAATCTTTAATATCACCGGTAAGCTGCTGCTCTCGCGTAAAATTGTGCTGGTCGTTTCGCTCCTGGCCGCCGCCATCTGCGTTGCGCTGGCCGGTTCGGTGAAAGGGGTTTATCCGGCCGTGATCCTGATGTCCGTATCGATCTTCTTCCTCTATATCACCGGGGCAATCTACTGGGCGATTATTCAGGATGTGGTGCATAAAAGCCGCGTGGGTGGGATCAGCGGATTCATCCATCTTATTGGTAGCCTCTCAGGCATCGTAGGCCCGATCGTCACCGGTTATATCGTGCATCACACCGGTAAATTCGACAGCGCCTTTGTTCTGGCAGGCTGCGTGGCTGCGGTCGGCGCGCTGCTGGTATTCTTTGTTATCAAAAGCCCGAAGACGCAAAATAAAGCGGTTTCAGTGTGA
- a CDS encoding Zn-dependent oxidoreductase → MKSVVIERPGELQVQERPALTPAAGEVRVKVQYASICGSDVHIWHGHNPFARYPRVIGHEFFGRIDAVGEGVDASRVGERVAVDPVVSCGHCYPCSIGRPNVCSELQVIGVHRDGGFSEYAVAPAANAYRLPESIPDKLASLVEPFTIAANITAFLKPQPNDVALIYGAGPMGLTAIQVLKGVYNVRKVIVADRLPERLEMAQANGADVVQNNSDIPLAAQLEGEQPTLIIDAACHPSILSEAAALASPAGRIGLLGFSGEACTLTQQSLTSKELSLFTSRLNSHRFPEVIGWMEQGLIQPEKLVTHYLPLSEIEQAMTLFEKDPRSCCKVILAVE, encoded by the coding sequence ATGAAAAGTGTAGTCATTGAACGGCCGGGTGAACTTCAGGTTCAGGAGCGCCCGGCGCTCACCCCAGCCGCGGGCGAAGTCAGGGTCAAAGTTCAGTACGCCAGCATCTGCGGATCGGACGTCCACATCTGGCACGGCCATAACCCTTTTGCCCGTTATCCCCGGGTGATCGGTCACGAATTCTTTGGCCGGATTGACGCTGTAGGTGAAGGCGTGGACGCTTCCCGTGTGGGTGAACGCGTGGCGGTTGATCCTGTCGTCAGCTGCGGTCACTGCTACCCCTGCTCCATCGGTCGCCCGAACGTTTGCAGCGAATTGCAGGTCATCGGCGTCCATCGCGATGGCGGATTCAGCGAATACGCGGTTGCCCCGGCGGCAAACGCTTATCGCCTGCCTGAAAGCATTCCGGACAAGCTGGCAAGCCTGGTGGAACCTTTTACTATTGCAGCCAATATCACCGCGTTCCTTAAGCCGCAGCCCAACGACGTCGCGCTGATTTACGGTGCCGGCCCGATGGGCTTAACCGCGATACAGGTGCTGAAAGGCGTCTATAACGTTCGCAAAGTTATTGTTGCTGACCGCCTGCCGGAGCGCCTGGAGATGGCGCAGGCAAACGGGGCTGATGTGGTGCAGAATAACAGTGATATCCCGCTGGCTGCGCAGCTGGAAGGTGAACAGCCTACGCTGATTATCGATGCCGCCTGTCATCCCTCTATCTTGTCTGAAGCTGCAGCTCTGGCTTCTCCTGCCGGCCGCATCGGCCTGCTGGGCTTTTCTGGCGAGGCCTGTACGCTGACGCAACAAAGCCTGACCAGTAAAGAGCTGTCGCTGTTTACCTCTCGCCTTAACAGCCATCGCTTCCCTGAAGTGATCGGCTGGATGGAACAAGGCCTGATCCAACCAGAGAAACTGGTTACCCACTATCTGCCGCTCAGCGAGATCGAGCAGGCGATGACGCTGTTTGAAAAAGATCCACGAAGCTGCTGTAAGGTCATCTTAGCCGTGGAATAA
- the manD gene encoding D-mannonate dehydratase ManD, producing MKIVKAEVFVTCPGRNFVTVKITTDEGLTGIGDATLNGRELPVASYLKDHVCPQLIGRNAHQIEDIWQFFYKGAYWRRGPVTMSAISAVDQALWDIKGKAANMPLYQLLGGASRTGVMVYCHTTGHSIDEVMDDYARHKEMGFKAIRAQCGVPGMKTTYGMAKGKGLAYEPATKGDWPEEQLWSTEKYLDFTPKLFEAIRDKFGFDEHLLHDMHHRLTPIEAARFGKSVEDSRLFWMEDPTPAENQESFRLIRQHTVTPIAVGEVFNSIWDCKQLIEEQLIDYIRTTITHAGGITGMRRIADFASLYQVRTGSHGPSDLSPICMAAALHFDLWVPNFGVQEYMGYSEQMMEVFQHSWTFDNGYMHPGDKPGLGIEFDEKLAAKYPYEPAYLPVARLEDGTLWNW from the coding sequence ATGAAAATAGTTAAAGCTGAAGTCTTCGTAACCTGCCCCGGCAGAAACTTTGTTACGGTTAAAATTACTACTGATGAAGGCCTGACCGGCATTGGTGATGCTACGCTGAATGGCCGTGAACTGCCGGTGGCGTCCTACCTGAAAGATCACGTCTGCCCACAGCTGATCGGCCGCAATGCCCATCAAATCGAAGACATCTGGCAATTCTTCTACAAAGGCGCTTACTGGCGTCGCGGTCCTGTCACCATGTCAGCTATTTCAGCCGTTGACCAGGCGCTGTGGGACATCAAAGGTAAAGCCGCCAATATGCCGCTTTATCAGCTGCTCGGCGGCGCTTCCCGTACCGGCGTAATGGTTTACTGCCACACTACCGGACACAGCATCGATGAGGTGATGGACGACTACGCCAGACATAAAGAGATGGGCTTTAAGGCTATCCGCGCGCAGTGTGGCGTTCCGGGCATGAAAACTACCTACGGTATGGCGAAAGGCAAAGGCCTGGCCTACGAGCCGGCAACCAAAGGCGACTGGCCGGAAGAGCAGCTGTGGTCAACCGAAAAATACCTCGACTTTACGCCGAAATTATTTGAAGCCATCCGTGATAAATTTGGTTTTGATGAGCACCTGTTGCACGATATGCATCACCGCCTGACGCCTATCGAAGCGGCCCGCTTCGGCAAAAGCGTAGAAGATTCTCGCCTGTTCTGGATGGAAGATCCTACACCTGCCGAAAATCAGGAAAGCTTCCGTCTGATCCGTCAGCACACCGTTACGCCAATCGCGGTAGGAGAAGTCTTCAACAGTATCTGGGACTGTAAACAGCTGATTGAAGAACAGCTGATTGACTACATCCGTACCACTATCACCCATGCCGGTGGTATCACCGGCATGCGCCGCATTGCTGATTTCGCTTCGCTTTATCAGGTCCGTACCGGATCTCATGGCCCTTCTGACCTCTCACCGATCTGCATGGCGGCCGCCCTGCACTTTGACCTCTGGGTGCCGAACTTCGGCGTGCAGGAATACATGGGTTATTCAGAGCAGATGATGGAAGTCTTCCAGCACAGCTGGACCTTCGACAATGGCTATATGCATCCTGGCGACAAGCCGGGCCTGGGCATCGAATTCGATGAGAAACTGGCCGCGAAATATCCCTATGAACCCGCTTATCTGCCGGTAGCCCGTCTGGAAGATGGCACGCTGTGGAACTGGTGA
- the yegS gene encoding lipid kinase YegS, producing MDKQPVTLLILNGKGAGNEELREAIFALREEGYPIEVRVTWEKGDGKRYLQEAVELQADTVVAGGGDGTINEIATALAGIEASSRPVLGIIPLGTANDFATSAGIPAEMENALRLAILGKATPVDIASVNGSHYFINMATGGFGTRITTETPEKLKSALGGVSYFIHGLMRMDTLKADSCELTGPYFNWKGDALVIGIGNGRQAGGGQRLCPFALINDGKLELSIVTSKEILPTLLNSVIGGDDENPNIIRASLPWLEITAPHEMTFNLDGEPLSGTSFRIEVLPHAISCRLPPSCELLA from the coding sequence ATGGACAAACAGCCAGTTACATTGCTGATACTGAATGGTAAAGGGGCAGGAAATGAAGAGCTGCGCGAGGCGATTTTTGCCCTGCGCGAGGAAGGTTATCCCATTGAAGTCCGAGTGACCTGGGAGAAAGGTGACGGCAAACGCTATCTCCAGGAGGCGGTTGAGCTGCAGGCAGATACCGTTGTTGCTGGCGGCGGCGACGGCACCATCAATGAGATAGCCACCGCACTGGCTGGCATCGAAGCCTCTTCTCGTCCGGTTTTGGGCATTATTCCTCTGGGCACGGCGAATGATTTTGCAACCAGCGCTGGCATCCCGGCGGAGATGGAAAATGCCCTGCGCCTGGCCATCTTGGGTAAAGCCACGCCTGTCGATATCGCCAGCGTCAACGGCAGCCATTATTTTATTAATATGGCAACAGGCGGCTTCGGCACCCGCATTACTACGGAAACGCCGGAGAAGCTCAAATCTGCGCTGGGTGGCGTTTCGTACTTTATTCATGGGCTGATGCGCATGGATACGCTCAAAGCAGACAGTTGCGAGCTGACGGGTCCCTACTTCAACTGGAAAGGGGATGCGCTGGTGATTGGCATTGGTAACGGTCGTCAGGCTGGCGGCGGGCAGCGCCTCTGTCCTTTTGCGCTGATCAACGATGGCAAACTGGAGCTAAGTATTGTGACTTCAAAAGAGATCCTGCCGACCCTTTTGAACTCAGTAATCGGTGGAGATGACGAGAACCCTAATATTATCCGCGCCTCGCTGCCGTGGCTGGAAATCACCGCCCCGCACGAGATGACGTTTAATCTGGATGGCGAGCCGCTGAGCGGCACCTCTTTCCGTATTGAAGTACTCCCCCATGCTATCTCCTGCCGTTTACCTCCATCCTGTGAGCTACTGGCCTGA
- the yegQ gene encoding tRNA 5-hydroxyuridine modification protein YegQ: MFKPELLSPAGTLKNMRYAFAYGADAVYAGQPRYSLRVRNNEFNHENLALGINEAHSLGKKFYVVVNIAPHNAKLKTFIRDLRPVVEMGPDALIMSDPGLIMMVREAFPAMDVHLSVQANAVNWATVKFWQQMGLTRVILSRELSLEEIAEIRQQVPEMELEIFVHGALCMAYSGRCLLSGYINKRDPNQGTCTNACRWEYKVQEGKQDEVGNIVHQHQPIPVKNVEPTLGVGEPTDKVYMIEESMRPGEYMTAFEDEHGTYIMNSKDLRAVAHVGQLTQMGVHSLKIEGRTKSFYYCARTAQVYRRAIDDAAAGKPFDASLLHTLEGLAHRGYTEGFLRRHTHDSYQNYEYGHSASDRQQFVGEFTGERRGELALVDVKNKFSKGDNLELMTPAGNINFDLLSMENKKHEPTEVAPGNGHFVWIPIPEEIDLSYALLMRNFPDAPLKRAEFTEKAG, translated from the coding sequence ATGTTCAAACCGGAACTGCTCTCCCCGGCCGGTACGCTGAAAAATATGCGCTACGCCTTCGCCTATGGCGCGGATGCGGTGTATGCCGGCCAGCCCCGTTACAGCCTGCGGGTACGTAACAACGAATTTAACCACGAGAATCTGGCGCTGGGTATTAACGAAGCCCACAGCCTCGGTAAGAAATTTTACGTGGTGGTGAATATCGCTCCGCATAATGCCAAGCTGAAAACTTTTATCCGCGATCTCCGTCCGGTGGTGGAGATGGGGCCGGATGCGCTGATCATGTCCGATCCCGGCCTGATTATGATGGTGCGGGAAGCTTTCCCGGCGATGGACGTCCACCTTTCCGTGCAGGCAAATGCGGTAAACTGGGCAACGGTGAAATTCTGGCAGCAAATGGGGCTGACCCGGGTGATCCTCTCGCGCGAGCTCTCTCTTGAGGAGATTGCTGAGATTCGTCAGCAGGTGCCGGAGATGGAGCTGGAGATTTTTGTCCACGGCGCGCTGTGCATGGCTTACTCCGGCCGCTGCCTGCTTTCAGGCTATATCAACAAACGCGATCCCAATCAGGGAACCTGCACTAACGCCTGTCGCTGGGAGTATAAAGTTCAGGAAGGCAAGCAGGACGAGGTAGGCAATATCGTTCACCAGCATCAGCCGATTCCGGTGAAAAACGTCGAACCCACGCTGGGGGTTGGTGAGCCAACTGACAAAGTCTATATGATTGAAGAGTCGATGCGTCCGGGGGAGTATATGACCGCCTTCGAGGATGAGCACGGCACCTATATCATGAATTCCAAAGACCTGCGGGCGGTAGCGCATGTCGGGCAGCTGACGCAGATGGGGGTGCATTCGCTAAAAATCGAAGGCCGCACCAAGTCCTTTTACTATTGCGCGCGCACAGCTCAGGTTTACCGACGGGCCATTGATGATGCCGCAGCTGGCAAACCGTTCGATGCCAGCCTGCTGCATACGCTGGAAGGCCTGGCCCACCGTGGCTATACCGAAGGTTTTCTGCGCCGCCACACTCACGACAGTTATCAAAACTATGAGTACGGCCATTCCGCCTCCGATCGCCAGCAGTTTGTAGGCGAATTTACCGGCGAGCGTCGGGGCGAACTGGCGCTGGTGGATGTGAAAAACAAGTTCAGTAAAGGCGATAATCTTGAACTGATGACGCCCGCTGGCAACATCAATTTTGATCTGCTGTCGATGGAAAACAAGAAGCATGAGCCAACAGAGGTGGCGCCAGGTAACGGGCATTTTGTCTGGATCCCCATTCCGGAAGAGATTGACCTTTCCTACGCGCTTTTAATGCGAAATTTTCCAGATGCCCCGCTAAAACGCGCTGAATTTACAGAAAAAGCGGGTTAA
- the baeR gene encoding two-component system response regulator BaeR, whose product MDQETLAPLILVVEDEPKLGQLLVDYLQAANYRTHHLLRGDEVLEWVKQTPPDMILLDLMLPGMDGLSLCREIRRFSELPIVMVTAKTEEIDRLLGLEIGADDYICKPFSPREVVARVKTILKRCQRTPEEAQKASLLVIDESRFQASWDDGPLDLTPAEFRLLKTLAQEPGKVFSREMLLNHLYDDYRVVTDRTIDSHIKNLRRKLELLDADQPFIRAVYGMGYRWEADVCRLI is encoded by the coding sequence ATGGATCAGGAAACGCTTGCCCCGCTGATTTTAGTGGTTGAAGACGAACCCAAACTCGGCCAGCTGCTGGTTGATTATCTCCAGGCGGCCAACTACCGTACCCATCATCTCCTGCGCGGCGATGAAGTACTGGAGTGGGTTAAACAGACCCCGCCAGATATGATCCTGCTGGATCTGATGCTGCCCGGCATGGATGGGCTTTCGCTGTGCCGTGAAATCAGGCGCTTCTCCGAGCTGCCGATCGTGATGGTCACCGCTAAAACGGAAGAGATTGACCGCCTGCTGGGGCTGGAAATTGGCGCGGATGACTACATCTGCAAGCCCTTCAGCCCGCGGGAAGTGGTAGCCAGGGTGAAAACCATTTTAAAACGCTGCCAGCGCACGCCTGAAGAGGCGCAGAAAGCCTCCCTGCTGGTGATTGACGAGAGCCGTTTTCAGGCCAGCTGGGACGACGGCCCGCTGGATCTGACCCCAGCAGAATTCCGTCTGCTGAAAACGCTGGCCCAGGAGCCGGGTAAAGTCTTCTCGCGGGAGATGCTGCTGAATCATCTTTATGATGATTATCGCGTGGTGACTGACCGCACCATCGACAGCCATATTAAAAACCTGCGGCGGAAGCTGGAGCTGCTCGATGCCGATCAGCCTTTTATCCGCGCGGTCTACGGCATGGGTTATCGCTGGGAAGCTGACGTCTGTCGTTTGATCTAG
- the baeS gene encoding two-component system sensor histidine kinase BaeS: protein MLAKLRIGITAKLFAAIFSTCMLVLITMHWGVRLSFEHGFIDYIKKGNEQRLVMLSDALSDQYEQHGNWDFLRHNNKLVFQILHSLEQNPDSSSQLPPHGWRTQFWIIDQQYHVMIGPRGPVPPEGSRRNITTSNGRIVGWVIGSPPERLTRSADINFDQQQKRTSWIIVGLTMLLAALVTWLMSRGLLAPVKRLVEGTHHLAAGDFTSRVEANSRDELGRLAQDFNRLASTLEKNESMRRAFMADISHELRTPLAILRGELEAIQDGVRKLTPESIVSLQGEVSTLTKLVDDVHQLSLSDEGALAYRKSNTDLVPLLELVASNFNGRYQSRGLWLNLTLPEQAPLFGDPDRLMQLFTNLMENSLRYTDAGGGLTVTVVSHPDQQIIYFDDTSPGITDDQRQQIFERFYRAESSRNRASGGSGLGLAICQNIVEAHDGTIVADHSDAGGLKITVHLPCKTN from the coding sequence ATGTTAGCTAAATTGCGTATCGGCATTACCGCCAAGCTGTTCGCGGCAATTTTCTCCACCTGCATGCTGGTGCTGATCACCATGCACTGGGGCGTGCGGCTCAGCTTTGAACACGGTTTTATCGACTACATCAAAAAAGGCAACGAGCAGCGGCTGGTGATGCTCAGCGATGCGCTGTCAGATCAGTATGAACAGCACGGTAACTGGGATTTTTTGCGCCACAACAACAAGCTGGTCTTTCAGATCCTGCATTCGCTGGAGCAGAACCCGGACTCCAGCTCGCAGCTTCCGCCCCACGGCTGGCGCACGCAGTTCTGGATTATCGATCAGCAGTATCATGTGATGATCGGCCCGCGTGGCCCGGTGCCGCCTGAAGGCTCACGGCGAAACATCACCACCAGCAACGGGCGCATTGTGGGGTGGGTCATTGGCTCGCCGCCTGAACGCCTTACCCGCAGCGCGGACATCAATTTCGACCAGCAGCAAAAGCGCACCAGCTGGATCATTGTTGGGCTGACCATGCTGCTGGCCGCGCTGGTCACCTGGCTGATGTCTCGTGGCCTGCTTGCGCCGGTTAAACGGCTGGTTGAAGGAACGCATCATCTCGCCGCCGGGGATTTCACCAGTCGGGTAGAGGCCAACAGCCGTGACGAACTGGGCAGGCTGGCGCAGGACTTTAACCGCCTTGCCAGTACGCTGGAGAAAAATGAGAGCATGCGCCGCGCCTTTATGGCCGATATCTCGCATGAGCTGCGTACGCCGCTGGCGATCCTGCGGGGCGAGCTGGAAGCGATTCAGGATGGGGTACGTAAACTGACGCCCGAATCCATTGTCTCGCTGCAGGGGGAAGTGAGCACGCTGACCAAGCTGGTGGATGACGTTCATCAGCTTTCATTATCTGACGAGGGCGCCCTCGCCTATCGCAAAAGCAACACCGATTTGGTGCCGCTGCTGGAGCTGGTCGCCAGCAACTTTAACGGCCGCTATCAGAGCCGCGGGCTGTGGCTTAATTTAACGCTACCGGAGCAGGCGCCGCTGTTTGGCGATCCCGACAGGTTGATGCAGCTTTTTACCAATCTGATGGAAAACAGCCTGCGCTACACCGATGCCGGAGGGGGGCTGACGGTTACCGTAGTGTCACATCCGGACCAGCAGATTATTTATTTCGACGATACCAGCCCGGGCATAACGGATGACCAGCGCCAGCAAATCTTCGAACGCTTTTACCGCGCCGAAAGCTCGCGCAATCGTGCCAGCGGCGGCTCCGGACTTGGGCTGGCCATTTGTCAGAATATTGTGGAAGCGCACGACGGCACCATTGTTGCGGATCACTCCGATGCCGGCGGCCTGAAAATTACGGTACACTTACCCTGCAAAACCAACTAA